ATACCATGTAACAGATATAGTAAGCTGCCTTTGGGAACATATTCAGATACCAtcagtttttcttcttttctgtAATGATATGCtaataattgaagtaaatttTTGTGTCTTAACTTTCCAAGTTTTCTCATTTCTGCATCAAACACATCtctattcattttattcatttctcTCAATCTCTTAACCACAACAGACATTCCATTTCCCATTTTTGCCTTGTAAGCTGATCCTAACACTCCGTTTCCGAGTACCTCAGCAGCTGCCTTCATCAAATCAGGCAATCCGAATGTACCATTTTCGTTGTTGACCAACACGAGATCTCCCATAGCCTTACCACTTTGTGGTCCTCCTCCCCTTCGTGTTGATCCTCCACGAATAGAATCACCTCCTTTGCTATGAATACTCATGCTCTTCCTAATCGAGCTTGCAACGTGCAACCCGTCATCAAGGTTCTCTTTCCCAAGCTTGTCGAAATGATCTTCCTTGCGCTTGACGCGAAAAAGAATGGTCACCAATAAAATACAAACTACTATACCAAGAAGGATCCATTTCAATTTTGACATTGGTGCACTTTGAGTCTTATTCATTTCCTTGCATTCTTTCCCTAATTGTTTTCCACATAACTCTTCATTTCCTTTAAATGGATCAGCACCAAATTTCGACATCTCCTGAGGGATTTCTCCTTGCAATTTGTTATTCGTAAAGTCAATAGATGTTAAACTCCCTTGTGACAAAGATGGTACGCGTCCTGTAAATGCATTACTTTCAAGTCGAAGTTCCATCAAGTACTTCAAGTTGGCTAATGATTCAGGAATTGCTCCGGAAAATTTGTTTCGTGCAAGCCATATCTTCTTAAGAGACCCCATTTTGGCAAAGAAATCTTTAGGAATCTCACCTGAGAATTGGTTTccatctatatatatagatttaagTGCACCAAGCAAGAAGAATTCAGGGATTAAGCCTGAAAATGAATTATTCGCGATATCAAGAACTCGGAGGCCTGGAAGTGCAATCAATGGATCAACATCAAGTTCTCCTGATAAGCCAGCTTCACCTAAAAGGAGGCCTTCAACCACGTTACGTTCGCATTGAACACGAGCCCATCTCTTGTTTTTTTCACATGGATTAGTACCTTTAACCCAAGATGAATCTAGAGATGTGGTGTTCTTTAaagattttttgaatttgatcaAGGCATCGTCCTCGGAAATGGAGAAAGAAAATTGTGGATTACATAGAGTAATGAGGAAGAAAATGGATATATGAATAAGGAAAAGATGGTGTTTTTTAGGAGACGATGCTCGAGGAAGGAGATGAAGGATTAGGGGAACGGCGGCCATGTTTGTTACTAGACATGTCCACCTTCCCCTTATAGAAACAATCTGCAAAtgcttctctttttcttttccttgaaGGTGTTTGATAATTTTCTTGATATTGGTTTGGTTGTTTTGGACCCTGGAATGATCATGtgtggtgggggtgggggtggggtgttGTTATTTTGACAAAGATTTGTGTGGAGGGATAGGTGTTTGAGGACACACAATGTTGTTTGAGTGAACAAATTTTAGAATTGACCTTGTCTATGGTAATAGAGAATATTAGGgagatttctttttcttttttttcttaaaatatatttaactcagTTTGCACGCTTCTCAATTATTTCATTACGTTACCTACTACATTCCATCATTACACATATTGGGTTTTAATTACCCATCAAGACATGTCTTAGAATGACTTTCTTTTACTACAACTAATGTCTTAGTCAGTTTACACGTACCTCGTAATTGCATTCAATCACATAACCAATCATTGAGTTATGAATTCAAGACTACCAACAAAATCCATGCGTGATAGTCCcttcatttcaatttgtttgtctgttTTTGACTTAACACGAACTTTTGACTCTC
This portion of the Solanum pennellii chromosome 12, SPENNV200 genome encodes:
- the LOC107006747 gene encoding pollen receptor-like kinase 3, with translation MAAVPLILHLLPRASSPKKHHLFLIHISIFFLITLCNPQFSFSISEDDALIKFKKSLKNTTSLDSSWVKGTNPCEKNKRWARVQCERNVVEGLLLGEAGLSGELDVDPLIALPGLRVLDIANNSFSGLIPEFFLLGALKSIYIDGNQFSGEIPKDFFAKMGSLKKIWLARNKFSGAIPESLANLKYLMELRLESNAFTGRVPSLSQGSLTSIDFTNNKLQGEIPQEMSKFGADPFKGNEELCGKQLGKECKEMNKTQSAPMSKLKWILLGIVVCILLVTILFRVKRKEDHFDKLGKENLDDGLHVASSIRKSMSIHSKGGDSIRGGSTRRGGGPQSGKAMGDLVLVNNENGTFGLPDLMKAAAEVLGNGVLGSAYKAKMGNGMSVVVKRLREMNKMNRDVFDAEMRKLGKLRHKNLLQLLAYHYRKEEKLMVSEYVPKGSLLYLLHGDRGVSHGELNWPTRLRIIQGVASGMSYLHFEFASYAVPHGNLKSSNILLNEKYEPLLSDYAFYPLINNTQIAQSLFAYKAPEATQQQHLTPKCDIYCLGIIILEILTGKFPSQYLNNQKGGTDVVQWVQSAIADQRESELIDPEIASATDSVEQMVKLLHVGAACTISDPDKRIDMKEALRRIEEISLI